One genomic region from Gemmobacter aquarius encodes:
- a CDS encoding GMC family oxidoreductase has product MDETDYIIVGSGSAGSVLAERLSASGKHRVTVLEAGGSDRRFFVMLPLGYGKLFYDPAVNWLYKTEPDPGLAGARDHWPRGKVLGGSSSINAMVYIRGHKADYEEWEAAGNPGWGWPDVLAAYKAMEDTEAGADEWRGAGGPLFVSANRKGLHPLVPHYIAACESAGLREVADFNGAEQEGTGIYQMTIKHARRNSAARAFLRPAMKRPNCRVVTGAMVTRVVIENGRAVGVEYTRGGVAHVLRAKAEVILSGGAINSPQLLQLSGVGPAALLQGLGIPVVLDNPNVGDHLSDHQGINYTWRMKVPTYNDELRPWWGKLVAGMKYVLAGAGPLAKSINHAGGFIRTSPDLPRPNMQLYMQAFSTLIPREGERPLLTPDPFPGMSIGLSNCRPSSKGHIRLRSADPFAHPVITANAFSTLHDVQEMLAAVKYLRHLAAQPPLARLIAEELRPGPEVKSDEAMIADFRARSGTVYHPSCTCRMGPDPATSVVDARLRVHGIAGLRVVDASAFPNLIAGNTNAPSMLMGWKGAEIILADAR; this is encoded by the coding sequence ATGGACGAGACGGATTACATCATCGTGGGGTCGGGGTCGGCCGGATCGGTTCTGGCCGAACGGCTGAGTGCCAGCGGCAAGCATCGGGTGACGGTGCTGGAAGCGGGCGGCAGCGACCGTCGGTTTTTTGTCATGCTGCCGCTTGGTTATGGAAAGCTGTTCTATGACCCTGCCGTGAACTGGCTTTACAAGACCGAACCCGATCCGGGCCTTGCCGGCGCGCGCGACCATTGGCCGAGGGGCAAGGTTCTGGGGGGGTCGTCGAGCATCAACGCGATGGTCTATATCCGCGGGCACAAGGCGGATTACGAGGAATGGGAAGCGGCGGGCAATCCGGGCTGGGGCTGGCCGGATGTGCTGGCTGCCTATAAGGCGATGGAAGATACCGAAGCCGGTGCCGATGAATGGCGCGGCGCGGGCGGGCCTTTGTTCGTGTCGGCCAACCGCAAGGGGCTGCATCCTTTGGTGCCGCATTACATCGCGGCTTGCGAAAGTGCCGGTCTGCGCGAGGTGGCCGATTTCAACGGGGCCGAGCAGGAAGGCACCGGCATCTACCAGATGACGATCAAACACGCGCGGCGCAATTCGGCGGCGCGGGCGTTCTTGCGGCCTGCGATGAAGCGTCCCAATTGCCGCGTGGTGACTGGGGCGATGGTGACGCGGGTCGTCATCGAGAACGGGCGAGCGGTGGGGGTGGAATATACGCGCGGCGGTGTAGCCCATGTGCTGCGGGCGAAGGCCGAGGTGATATTGTCGGGCGGGGCGATCAACTCGCCGCAGTTGCTGCAACTCTCGGGGGTGGGGCCTGCTGCGCTGCTGCAGGGCTTGGGGATTCCGGTGGTGCTCGATAACCCCAACGTGGGCGATCACCTCAGCGACCATCAGGGCATCAACTATACGTGGCGCATGAAGGTGCCGACCTATAACGACGAGCTGCGCCCGTGGTGGGGCAAGCTGGTCGCGGGGATGAAATACGTGCTGGCGGGGGCGGGCCCGCTGGCGAAATCGATCAACCATGCGGGCGGGTTCATCCGCACGTCACCCGATCTGCCGCGCCCGAACATGCAGCTTTACATGCAGGCGTTCTCGACACTGATCCCGCGCGAAGGCGAGCGGCCTTTGCTGACGCCAGACCCGTTTCCGGGAATGTCGATCGGGCTGTCGAATTGCCGCCCGTCGTCCAAGGGGCATATCCGGCTGCGCTCGGCGGATCCGTTCGCGCATCCGGTGATCACGGCGAACGCGTTTTCGACGCTCCATGACGTACAGGAAATGCTGGCGGCGGTGAAATACCTGCGGCATCTGGCGGCGCAACCGCCCTTGGCGCGGCTGATTGCGGAAGAGTTACGTCCGGGGCCGGAGGTGAAAAGCGACGAGGCGATGATCGCCGATTTCCGTGCGCGGTCGGGCACTGTGTATCACCCGTCCTGCACCTGCCGGATGGGGCCGGACCCTGCGACGAGCGTGGTCGATGCGCGGTTGCGCGTGCACGGGATCGCGGGGCTTCGGGTGGTGGACGCAAGCGCCTTCCCGAACCTGATCGCGGGCAATACCAATGCGCCGTCAATGCTGATGGGATGGAAGGGTGCGGAAATCATCCTCGCCGACGCCCGCTAA
- a CDS encoding acyl-CoA dehydrogenase family protein: MHFGLTDEQKMIVETTRAFVEAELYPHEAEVERTGHLRMDLIRELQAKAMAAGLYAANMPAEVGGAGLDTLSWLLYERELGRANYALHWTCVARPSNILLAGTEAQREKYLYPCIRGEKWDCLAMTEPGAGSDLRGMTASARQDGGDWLLNGTKHFISHADLADFAICFMASGEEDTPKGKKKRITAFFVDKGTPGFTVRDGYRNVSHRGYTNAVLEFDNCRIPQEQVLGDVHKGFEVANTWLGATRLQVAATCLGRADRALGHAVQYAAERRQFGQSIGKFQGVSFKLADMAMELKAAELLTWEAAWRFDEGSVTEADMSMAKLKATEVLAMVADEAIQIHGGMGLMDDLPLERIWRDARVERIWEGTSEIQRHIISRQLLRAYGA, from the coding sequence ATGCATTTCGGACTGACGGACGAGCAGAAGATGATCGTCGAGACCACCCGCGCCTTTGTCGAGGCCGAGCTTTATCCGCATGAGGCCGAGGTGGAGCGGACGGGCCATCTGCGGATGGACCTGATCCGCGAGCTGCAGGCCAAGGCTATGGCGGCGGGGCTATATGCCGCCAACATGCCCGCCGAGGTGGGGGGCGCGGGGCTCGATACGCTGTCATGGCTTTTGTATGAACGCGAGCTGGGGCGCGCGAATTATGCGCTGCACTGGACCTGTGTGGCGCGGCCGTCGAACATTCTGCTGGCGGGGACAGAAGCGCAGCGGGAGAAGTATCTTTACCCCTGCATCCGCGGCGAGAAGTGGGATTGCCTTGCGATGACGGAGCCGGGGGCGGGTTCCGACCTGCGCGGCATGACGGCGAGCGCGCGGCAGGACGGCGGGGATTGGCTGCTGAACGGCACCAAGCATTTCATCAGCCATGCCGATCTGGCCGATTTCGCGATCTGCTTCATGGCGAGCGGAGAGGAAGACACGCCGAAGGGCAAGAAGAAGCGGATCACCGCGTTCTTCGTCGACAAGGGCACGCCCGGTTTTACGGTGCGGGACGGATACCGCAACGTCAGCCATCGCGGTTATACCAACGCGGTGCTGGAATTCGACAATTGCCGCATCCCGCAGGAACAGGTTCTGGGCGACGTGCATAAGGGGTTCGAGGTGGCCAACACTTGGCTCGGGGCCACGCGGTTGCAGGTGGCGGCGACCTGCCTCGGCCGTGCCGACCGCGCCTTGGGCCATGCGGTGCAATATGCGGCAGAGCGGCGTCAGTTCGGCCAGAGCATCGGCAAGTTCCAGGGTGTAAGCTTCAAACTGGCCGATATGGCGATGGAGCTGAAGGCGGCAGAACTGCTGACATGGGAGGCTGCGTGGCGCTTTGATGAAGGGTCGGTAACGGAAGCCGATATGTCCATGGCGAAGCTAAAGGCGACCGAGGTGCTGGCAATGGTGGCGGACGAGGCGATACAGATCCACGGCGGAATGGGGCTGATGGACGATCTGCCGCTCGAACGCATCTGGCGCGACGCGCGGGTGGAACGTATCTGGGAAGGCACCAGCGAGATCCAGCGCCATATCATCAGCCGCCAGCTTTTGCGGGCTTACGGCGCATGA
- a CDS encoding acetate--CoA ligase family protein — MRDLSRLLRPRSIAVLGSGWAANVIEQCAKMGFDGPVWPVHPTRDAISGVRCFRSLADLPAAPDATFIGVNRHATLDVVAELAAMGAGGATCFASGWEEAGEAGLQERLVAAAGNMPILGPNCYGVINYLDGALLWPDQHGGRRVERGVALLSQSSNIVINLTMQARGLPVAYVACLGNAAQVGLAELAGALLADDRVTALGMYVEGIDDATAFAALAEQARAAGKGIVCIKSGKTELSRTAAASHTASLAGGGAASSAFLRACGVAEVSTPAELIETLKIFHLCGPEIGPRLCSLSCSGGEAGLVADLAAPFGVDFPPPSDAQRARLGEILGPIVTIANPLDYHTFIWGDGPRTTDVFTTMLAGYDAGLFIIDPPRPDRCDPSSFQPALDAIVSAARTTGRPAFAVASLPENFDEERAVAMMERNVVPMMGLETALGAVRAAQTRAGLADWRPLRVVGPRALHLRNEASAKVLLAAAGVAVPRGVTAASLDGLDVSGLAAPFALKGLGFAHKTEAGAVRLGLASLAGQAEMAGAQGYLAEEMVSGVVAELLVGLRRDPVYGATLTLGFGGVTAEVLADTVTLVLPVTADEVTDALRRLRLWPLLDGYRGRARADVAAAVDAVMALQRMMDDPALEEIEINPLMVRASGAVAVDAVIWEGEA, encoded by the coding sequence ATGCGTGATCTGTCGCGGCTGCTGCGGCCCCGCTCTATTGCCGTGCTAGGTTCGGGCTGGGCGGCGAATGTGATCGAGCAATGCGCCAAGATGGGGTTCGACGGGCCGGTCTGGCCGGTGCATCCGACGCGCGATGCCATTTCAGGGGTGCGCTGTTTCCGGTCGCTGGCCGATCTGCCCGCAGCGCCGGATGCTACGTTCATCGGGGTGAACCGGCATGCCACGCTGGATGTGGTGGCCGAGCTTGCCGCGATGGGCGCGGGCGGGGCCACCTGTTTTGCCAGCGGCTGGGAAGAGGCGGGCGAGGCCGGGTTGCAGGAGCGGCTGGTCGCTGCGGCGGGAAACATGCCGATCCTCGGGCCGAATTGCTACGGGGTGATCAACTATCTGGACGGGGCGCTTTTGTGGCCTGACCAGCACGGCGGGCGGCGGGTCGAGCGGGGGGTGGCGCTTCTGTCGCAATCCTCGAACATCGTGATCAACCTTACCATGCAGGCGCGGGGCTTGCCCGTGGCTTACGTCGCCTGTCTGGGCAATGCGGCGCAGGTGGGGCTGGCGGAACTGGCGGGGGCGCTTCTGGCCGATGACCGCGTGACCGCGCTGGGCATGTATGTCGAAGGGATCGACGATGCTACAGCCTTTGCTGCTTTGGCCGAACAGGCGCGGGCGGCGGGCAAGGGGATCGTCTGCATCAAATCGGGCAAGACGGAACTGTCGCGTACGGCTGCGGCGTCGCATACGGCATCGCTCGCCGGTGGCGGGGCGGCGTCTTCGGCTTTCCTGCGGGCTTGCGGCGTGGCCGAGGTTTCCACTCCGGCCGAGCTGATCGAAACGCTGAAGATTTTTCACCTTTGCGGGCCGGAGATCGGGCCGCGGCTGTGTTCGCTGTCCTGCTCGGGCGGCGAGGCGGGGTTGGTGGCCGATCTGGCTGCACCCTTCGGTGTCGATTTCCCCCCGCCGAGCGATGCGCAGCGCGCACGGCTAGGGGAGATCCTCGGGCCGATCGTGACGATTGCCAACCCGTTGGATTACCATACCTTCATCTGGGGTGACGGGCCGCGCACAACGGATGTGTTTACCACGATGTTGGCGGGCTATGATGCGGGGCTTTTCATCATCGACCCGCCGCGCCCCGACCGCTGCGATCCGTCGAGTTTCCAGCCTGCGCTGGATGCGATCGTGTCTGCGGCGCGCACGACCGGAAGGCCTGCCTTTGCGGTAGCCTCGCTGCCCGAGAATTTCGACGAGGAGCGGGCCGTTGCGATGATGGAGCGCAATGTCGTGCCGATGATGGGGCTCGAAACGGCGCTGGGTGCGGTGCGGGCGGCGCAGACGCGGGCGGGGCTGGCGGACTGGCGGCCTTTGCGCGTGGTCGGGCCGCGGGCGCTGCATTTGCGAAACGAGGCTTCAGCCAAGGTCTTGCTGGCTGCGGCGGGGGTTGCGGTGCCAAGGGGCGTGACGGCGGCCTCGCTTGACGGGTTGGATGTGTCGGGCCTTGCCGCGCCCTTTGCGTTGAAGGGTCTGGGCTTCGCGCACAAGACCGAGGCGGGGGCGGTGCGGTTGGGGCTGGCCTCGCTCGCGGGGCAGGCCGAAATGGCGGGCGCGCAGGGGTATTTGGCCGAGGAAATGGTATCGGGCGTGGTGGCCGAACTGCTGGTCGGGCTGCGGCGCGATCCGGTTTACGGGGCGACGCTGACGCTGGGGTTTGGCGGGGTGACGGCCGAGGTGCTGGCCGATACGGTGACCTTGGTGTTGCCCGTTACGGCAGATGAAGTGACCGACGCGCTGCGGCGCTTGCGGCTGTGGCCGCTGCTTGATGGCTATCGCGGGCGGGCACGGGCCGATGTGGCGGCGGCGGTCGATGCTGTCATGGCCTTGCAGCGGATGATGGACGATCCGGCGCTGGAAGAGATTGAGATCAACCCGTTGATGGTGCGCGCAAGCGGTGCCGTGGCGGTGGATGCGGTGATCTGGGAGGGAGAGGCATGA
- a CDS encoding SDR family oxidoreductase has product MKRVLVTAGANGIGLVMARAFAAAGCRVHVTDVDAEAVAAVPDGITATLCDAGDEGAMAALFAGFAADWGGLDVLCANAGIKGPTAAIEDMGLDDWHQCLGVNLDGAMLAAKYGARLMKPARSGVMIFTSSTSGLYGTPFRAPYVAAKWGVIGLMKTVAMELGPHGIRANAICPGSVNGPRIDRVIAAEAEAKGMTEGAVRQGYASGTAMKRLTDPEDVADMALFLASDAARMVTGQAIAVDGMTYNVDP; this is encoded by the coding sequence GTGAAACGCGTGCTGGTCACCGCCGGGGCGAACGGGATCGGGCTGGTGATGGCCCGGGCCTTTGCCGCTGCGGGATGCCGCGTGCATGTGACCGATGTTGACGCCGAAGCGGTGGCGGCGGTGCCGGACGGCATTACCGCGACGCTCTGCGATGCAGGCGACGAGGGCGCGATGGCGGCGCTGTTTGCGGGGTTCGCCGCCGATTGGGGCGGGCTGGACGTGCTTTGCGCCAATGCCGGGATCAAAGGGCCGACGGCGGCGATCGAGGATATGGGCTTGGACGACTGGCACCAGTGCCTTGGGGTGAACCTCGACGGGGCGATGCTGGCGGCGAAATATGGCGCGCGGCTGATGAAACCGGCGCGGTCGGGGGTGATGATCTTCACCTCGTCCACCAGTGGCCTTTATGGCACGCCGTTCCGTGCGCCCTATGTGGCGGCGAAGTGGGGTGTGATCGGGCTGATGAAGACTGTGGCGATGGAGTTGGGGCCGCATGGTATCCGCGCCAATGCGATTTGCCCCGGTTCAGTGAACGGCCCGCGCATCGACCGCGTGATTGCGGCGGAAGCCGAAGCCAAGGGCATGACGGAAGGTGCAGTTCGGCAGGGATACGCCAGCGGCACGGCGATGAAACGGTTGACCGATCCGGAAGACGTGGCCGACATGGCGCTGTTTCTCGCCTCGGATGCGGCGCGGATGGTGACGGGGCAGGCCATCGCGGTGGACGGCATGACCTATAATGTAGACCCATGA
- a CDS encoding CocE/NonD family hydrolase: MTIVGQFPRQVIENPDMGIVLPDGCRLSARVWMPRDAGDDPVPAILEYIPYRKRDGTTPRDEMMHPYLAGHGYACIRVDMRGNGESDGVMEDEYTQAEMDDAVAVIDWLSRQPWCNGSVGMMGKSWGGFNCLQAAFNQPPALKAVISVCATTDRFADDIHFKGGCLLGENFGWGAVMLSYSSRPADPALRPDWRGEWLRRLEAEPWLAPVWAGHQAKDDYWKHGSVGQDYSRMTTPVLIWGGWADNYMNTVDHLVRNVPAPCKGIVGPWVHQYPHTAVPGPQVGFLQVSLRWWDRWLKGIPNGAEHDPAMRAYMIHSAPPDASAAYRAGHWVVEAAWPSPRVESRVLHLGNGTLGEAGTFTALVNTPQHLGMHTGEFFPMGLNAEMPGDQRGDDALSVCFDSAPLDAPLDLLGAARLGLRVASDQPLAFVVVRLNDVAPDGSSVRIAHGMLNLCHRDSMEHPAPMVPGKAVEAEVVIDQTAYRLAAGHRLRVALSTTYWPFVWPSPVAATLTVTGGRLVLPVHRGGSANEWDAPPVEHAPPVSLREIRAPRAKRMIEEDMLAGTRALVVETDEGAFENLSHGLVADETLTERWEVRPDDPLSARATHVWEQRRSRGGWSVRTRAEAEMTATATHLRMTARLTAWEGEAQVFDRVWDDEVLRRFV, from the coding sequence ATGACGATCGTAGGGCAATTTCCACGGCAAGTGATCGAAAACCCTGACATGGGGATCGTGCTGCCCGATGGCTGCCGACTTTCGGCGCGGGTCTGGATGCCGCGCGATGCGGGGGACGATCCGGTGCCTGCGATCCTTGAATACATCCCCTATCGCAAGCGCGACGGGACCACGCCGCGCGACGAGATGATGCACCCCTATCTTGCCGGTCATGGCTATGCCTGCATCCGCGTCGACATGCGCGGCAATGGCGAGAGCGACGGGGTGATGGAGGATGAATACACCCAAGCCGAGATGGATGACGCGGTAGCGGTGATCGACTGGCTGTCGCGCCAGCCTTGGTGCAACGGGTCGGTCGGGATGATGGGCAAAAGCTGGGGCGGGTTCAATTGCCTGCAGGCTGCCTTCAACCAGCCGCCCGCGCTGAAGGCGGTGATCTCGGTCTGTGCCACGACCGACCGCTTTGCAGACGATATCCATTTCAAGGGCGGCTGCCTTTTGGGCGAGAATTTCGGCTGGGGGGCGGTGATGCTGTCCTATTCCAGCCGTCCGGCTGATCCTGCGTTGCGGCCCGATTGGCGGGGCGAGTGGTTGAGGCGGCTGGAGGCGGAGCCTTGGTTGGCACCCGTCTGGGCGGGGCATCAGGCCAAGGACGATTACTGGAAGCACGGGTCGGTGGGGCAGGATTATTCCCGCATGACGACGCCTGTGCTGATCTGGGGCGGCTGGGCTGACAATTACATGAATACGGTCGATCATCTGGTCCGTAACGTGCCGGCGCCATGCAAGGGAATCGTCGGGCCTTGGGTGCATCAGTATCCTCACACGGCGGTGCCGGGGCCGCAGGTAGGGTTCTTGCAGGTGTCGCTTCGCTGGTGGGACCGCTGGTTGAAGGGCATCCCGAACGGGGCCGAGCATGACCCTGCGATGCGGGCCTATATGATCCATTCCGCGCCGCCCGATGCGAGTGCCGCTTACCGCGCGGGCCACTGGGTGGTCGAGGCCGCTTGGCCTTCGCCACGGGTGGAAAGCCGGGTGCTGCATCTTGGGAACGGAACGCTGGGAGAGGCGGGGACCTTTACCGCGCTGGTGAACACACCGCAGCATCTTGGGATGCATACGGGCGAGTTCTTTCCGATGGGGCTGAATGCCGAGATGCCGGGGGACCAGCGCGGCGATGATGCGCTGTCGGTCTGTTTTGACAGCGCGCCGCTGGATGCGCCGCTCGATCTGCTGGGGGCTGCGCGGTTGGGGCTGCGGGTGGCGTCGGACCAGCCTTTGGCCTTTGTCGTGGTGCGGTTGAACGATGTGGCGCCTGACGGGTCGTCGGTCAGGATCGCGCACGGGATGCTGAACCTGTGCCACCGTGACAGCATGGAGCACCCTGCGCCGATGGTGCCGGGGAAGGCGGTGGAAGCCGAGGTGGTGATCGACCAGACGGCTTACCGTTTGGCGGCGGGGCATCGGCTGCGGGTGGCCTTGTCGACGACCTATTGGCCCTTTGTCTGGCCTTCGCCCGTGGCGGCGACGCTGACGGTGACGGGCGGGCGCTTGGTGCTGCCGGTGCATCGGGGGGGAAGCGCGAACGAATGGGACGCGCCGCCGGTGGAACATGCGCCCCCCGTGAGCTTGCGCGAAATCCGTGCGCCGCGGGCGAAGCGGATGATTGAGGAGGACATGCTGGCAGGCACGCGGGCGCTGGTTGTCGAGACGGACGAAGGGGCATTCGAGAACCTGTCGCACGGGCTGGTTGCGGACGAGACGCTGACCGAGCGGTGGGAAGTGCGGCCCGATGACCCCTTGTCGGCCCGTGCGACCCATGTCTGGGAGCAGCGGCGGTCGCGGGGGGGCTGGTCGGTTCGAACGCGGGCCGAAGCCGAGATGACGGCAACCGCCACCCATTTACGCATGACGGCGCGTCTGACCGCATGGGAGGGCGAGGCGCAGGTGTTCGACCGCGTCTGGGACGACGAGGTTTTGCGACGCTTTGTGTGA
- the betC gene encoding choline-sulfatase, with protein sequence MTHPNILIVMVDQLTGTLFPDGPAPFLHAPNLKRLADRSARFANAYTASPLCAPARAAFMSGALPKRTRVYDNAAEFASDIPTYAHHLRRAGYQTALSGKMHFVGPDQLHGFEERLTTDIYPADFGWTPDYRKPGERIDWWYHNLGSVTGAGVAEITNQLEYDDEVAFNAVQKLYDLSRGGDKRPWMLTVSFTHPHDPFVARRKFWDLYEGAPECEPPEAIAYADQDPHSKRLIDACDSHAFDITPDHIRRARQGYFANISYVDSKIGEVLDTLEATRQEAVVIFLSDHGEMLGERGLWFKMNFFEGSARVPLMIAAPDIPAGRIDTPVSTIDVTPTLAALAGIDMAAVMPWTDGENLVPLACGFDRTTPVLMEYAAEGTITPMVALREGPWKYIRCMADPDQLYNLDTDPSERVNLATDPAHAAILAKFAAEADTRWNLPAFDAAVRESQARRWVVYEALRNGAYYPWDHQPLRAASERYMRNHMDLNVLEENKRFPRGE encoded by the coding sequence ATGACCCACCCCAACATCCTGATCGTCATGGTCGACCAACTGACCGGCACGCTCTTTCCCGATGGTCCCGCCCCCTTCCTGCACGCACCGAACCTGAAGCGCCTCGCCGACCGCTCGGCCCGCTTTGCCAATGCCTACACCGCCTCGCCGCTCTGCGCCCCCGCCCGCGCCGCCTTCATGTCGGGCGCGCTGCCCAAACGCACCCGCGTCTACGACAACGCCGCCGAATTTGCCTCGGATATCCCGACCTATGCCCACCACCTGCGCCGCGCCGGATACCAGACCGCGCTTTCCGGCAAGATGCATTTCGTCGGCCCCGACCAGTTGCACGGCTTCGAGGAACGGCTGACGACCGACATCTACCCCGCCGATTTTGGCTGGACCCCGGATTACCGCAAACCGGGCGAACGCATCGACTGGTGGTATCACAACCTCGGCTCGGTCACAGGCGCAGGCGTGGCCGAAATCACCAACCAGCTGGAATATGACGACGAGGTCGCCTTCAACGCGGTGCAGAAACTCTACGACCTGTCGCGCGGCGGCGATAAACGCCCGTGGATGCTGACCGTCAGCTTCACCCACCCGCACGACCCCTTCGTCGCCCGCCGCAAGTTCTGGGATCTTTACGAAGGCGCGCCGGAATGTGAACCGCCCGAAGCCATCGCCTATGCCGACCAAGACCCCCACTCCAAACGCCTGATCGACGCCTGCGACAGCCACGCCTTCGACATCACGCCTGATCACATCCGCCGCGCCCGCCAAGGCTATTTTGCCAACATCTCTTATGTCGACAGCAAGATCGGCGAGGTGCTCGACACGCTCGAAGCCACCCGCCAAGAGGCCGTGGTGATCTTCCTGTCGGACCATGGCGAGATGCTGGGCGAACGCGGCCTCTGGTTCAAGATGAACTTCTTCGAAGGCTCCGCCCGCGTCCCCCTGATGATCGCGGCACCCGACATTCCCGCGGGCCGCATCGACACGCCCGTCTCGACCATCGACGTGACGCCTACGCTCGCGGCGCTGGCTGGCATCGACATGGCGGCGGTCATGCCATGGACCGATGGCGAAAACCTCGTCCCCCTCGCCTGCGGCTTTGACCGCACCACCCCTGTGCTGATGGAATACGCCGCCGAAGGCACCATCACCCCCATGGTCGCCCTGCGCGAAGGCCCGTGGAAATACATCCGTTGCATGGCCGACCCCGACCAGCTCTACAACCTCGACACCGACCCGTCCGAACGGGTCAACCTCGCCACAGACCCGGCCCATGCCGCAATCCTTGCGAAATTCGCAGCCGAGGCCGACACCCGCTGGAACCTTCCCGCCTTCGACGCCGCCGTGCGCGAATCACAGGCCCGCCGCTGGGTCGTGTACGAAGCGCTCCGCAACGGCGCCTATTACCCGTGGGACCACCAGCCGCTTCGTGCCGCATCAGAGCGCTACATGCGAAACCACATGGACCTGAACGTGCTGGAAGAAAACAAACGCTTCCCGCGCGGCGAATAA
- a CDS encoding carnitinyl-CoA dehydratase, which produces MMEMRTEGPIRTRAEGAVLEVTLDRPKANAIDLVTSRIMGHVFRDFRDDDSLRVAILRAEGEKFFCPGWDLKAAAGGDAVDGDYGVGGFGGLQELPNLNKPVIAAVNGICCGGGLELALSCDLILASDNATFALPEIRSGTVADAASIKLPKRIPYHVAMDLLLTGRWFDADEALRWGLLKEVTSPADLLPKAWDLARLLESGPPLVYAAIKEVVREAEAMRFQDALNRVTKRQMPTVDRLYSSEDQLEGARAFAEKRDPVWKGR; this is translated from the coding sequence ATGATGGAAATGCGGACCGAAGGCCCGATCCGGACAAGGGCCGAGGGCGCGGTGCTGGAAGTGACGCTTGACCGTCCCAAGGCCAATGCCATCGATCTGGTGACCAGCCGGATCATGGGCCATGTGTTCCGCGATTTCCGCGATGATGACAGCTTGCGCGTTGCCATCCTGCGGGCCGAGGGGGAAAAGTTTTTCTGCCCCGGATGGGACCTGAAGGCGGCGGCGGGTGGCGATGCGGTGGATGGCGATTACGGCGTGGGCGGCTTTGGTGGCTTGCAGGAACTGCCGAACCTGAACAAGCCGGTGATCGCTGCCGTGAACGGCATCTGCTGCGGTGGCGGGCTGGAACTCGCGCTGTCGTGTGACCTGATCCTTGCCAGCGACAACGCGACCTTTGCCTTGCCGGAAATCCGGTCTGGCACGGTGGCGGATGCGGCGTCGATCAAGCTGCCCAAGCGGATACCCTATCATGTGGCGATGGACCTTTTGCTGACGGGGCGCTGGTTCGATGCCGACGAGGCGCTGCGCTGGGGGCTGCTGAAGGAAGTGACTTCGCCCGCCGATCTGTTGCCGAAGGCGTGGGACTTGGCGCGGCTGTTGGAAAGCGGGCCGCCGCTGGTTTACGCCGCGATCAAGGAAGTGGTGCGCGAGGCGGAAGCGATGCGGTTTCAGGATGCGCTGAACCGTGTGACCAAGCGGCAGATGCCGACGGTGGACCGGCTTTATTCCAGCGAGGACCAGTTAGAGGGCGCGCGGGCCTTTGCCGAAAAGCGCGATCCGGTCTGGAAGGGGCGCTAG